The genomic window CGCACCGACGATGACTGCGGTTCATCTCGATGCCGTGCAGCGCATATTCGAGGAGGTGCAACACCGCCAGCGGCCGTCGGAGCCGGCGGGAATCCAGCATGATCCCTGGCAAGCGGTACTAGGGGGTCTGCGCTAGTTGCCTGAATAGGGTAGCGCGGTAGTGCGCGAGCTCGGCGATCGAGTTGCGGATATCGACACGCGCATCATGGGCCCCGGCCGCTTTCTTGTTGAAC from Pseudomonadota bacterium includes these protein-coding regions:
- a CDS encoding oligoribonuclease — its product is FLERWMPGLDGYLSYRVLDVTAVKLVAQLWYGDDAVFNKKAAGAHDARVDIRNSIAELAHYRATLFRQLAQTP